One part of the Lycorma delicatula isolate Av1 chromosome 7, ASM4794821v1, whole genome shotgun sequence genome encodes these proteins:
- the LOC142328309 gene encoding uncharacterized protein LOC142328309, producing the protein MDSDQESLHMLSNIQVQRTIIPKQKGVLKLEKIHGFADATESAYGTYIRVYLKCIDHDGIITVSLVTLKSRGAPIKKILLPRLELCGALLLYELCKSTVNALQFQVDSISCYTD; encoded by the coding sequence ATGGACTCAGATCAAGAGTCATTGCATATGCTATCAAACATTCAAGTCCAAAGGACTATAATCCCTAAACAGAAAGGTGTTCTGAAGTTAGAGAAGATACATGGATTCGCAGATGCTACAGAATCCGCATATGGTAcctatatacgagtatatctcAAATGTATTGACCATGATGGAATCATCACTGTTAGTTTAGTCACGTTAAAATCTCGTGGCgcaccaataaagaaaattttgttacccAGACTAGAGTTATGTGGCGCTTTGTTGTTATACGAACTATGCAAATCAACTGTTAATGCATTACAATTTCAAGTTGATTCAATTTCATGTTACACTGATTGA